A DNA window from Solanum lycopersicum chromosome 3, SLM_r2.1 contains the following coding sequences:
- the LOC101265808 gene encoding F-box protein At5g51370-like isoform X1 encodes MAFSPEKSNFRSPLKGPPSPSWNDLLLKNKKALNHVLFTMHLQSRSNKQTPSSSPSPKLRKSLDFTLPSLVSDPISLLSDEILLSILSKLPDSQRNSNSLVSKRWLNLQGRLVRSIKLLDWDFLVSGRLFVRFPNLIHVDLVNGSLISPGNAGVFCSNRLLSSHVDCNADAKDWFLKERFVLPSDEIDNGLRILAGGCPNLRRLLVVNASELGLLGVAEECPTLQVLELHRCNDQVLRGIAACQNLQILRLIGNIDGFYKSSVTDIGLTILAQGCKRLVKLELSGCEGSYEGIKAIAQCCQMLEELILRDHRMEGGWLSALSYCENLNTLRFMSCKSIDHCGWFDEDVGSCPTLERLHFEKCQLRNKESLRTLFLLCQEVREVTFHNCWGLDNEMFSLSTGLRRVKSLCLESCSLLTTEGLESALLSWKEIQSLKVISCGNIKDSEISPALSTLFSMLKDFRWRPDTKSLLSAGLVGTGMRKRGSKLFKKTCDWKSLPGA; translated from the exons ATGGCGTTTTCACCTGAGAAATCAAATTTCAGGTCACCATTGAAAGGGCCGCCATCTCCTAGCTGGAATGATTTGTTGCTCAAGAACAAGAAAGCACTCAATCATGTCCTTTTCACTATGCATCTTCAATCAAGGTCTAATAAGCAAACCCCATCTTCATCCCCTTCTCCAAAACTTCGCAAATCCCTAGATTTCACTCTTCCCTCACTTGTATCCGATccaatttctcttctttctgATGAAATACTTCTTTCCATTCTCTCTAAACTCCCTGATTCACAAAGAAATTCTAATTCTCTTGTATCTAAACGCTGGCTTAATCTCCAAGGTCGTCTCGTTCGGTCGATTAAGCTTCTTGATTGGGATTTCCTTGTTTCGGGTCGGTTGTTTGTTCGGTTTCCCAATCTTATCCATGTTGATTTGGTTAATGGGTCTCTGATTTCACCGGGGAATGCTGGTGTTTTTTGCTCTAACCGGTTGCTTTCTTCTCATGTGGATTGTAATGCTGATGCGAAAGATTGGTTTCTTAAGGAACGATTTGTGTTGCCTTCTGATGAGATTGATAATgggttgagaatacttgcaggtGGGTGTCCTAATTTGCGTAGATTGTTGGTGGTAAATGCTAGTGAATTGGGATTGTTGGGGGTAGCTGAGGAATGTCCAACTTTGCAAGTGCTGGAATTGCACAGATGTAATGATCAGGTTCTTCGTGGTATCGCAGCCTGTCAGAACTTGCAGATATTGAGATTGATTGGAAATATTGATGGGTTTTATAAATCTTCGGTTACTGATATTGGATTGACTATTTTAGCTCAGGGATGTAAGAGATTGGTGAAACTGGAGCTGAGTGGTTGTGAAGGGAGCTATGAAGGGATTAAGGCAATAGCACAATGTTGTCAAATGCTCGAAGAGTTGATTCTTCGTGATCATAGGATGGAGGGTGGTTGGTTGTCTGCTCTTTCCtattgtgaaaatttgaacacCTTGAGGTTTATGTCTTGTAAGAGTATTGATCATTGTGGATGGTTTGATGAAGATGTAGGATCTTGCCCAACACTTGAAAGATTACATTTCGAGAAATGCCAATTAAGAAATAAGGAGAGTTTGAGAACATTGTTTCTACTATGTCAAGAAGTTAGAGAGGTTACTTTCCACAACTGTTGGGGACTGGATAATGAAATGTTCAGTCTATCCACTGGTCTAAG GAGAGTGAAGTCTCTTTGCCTAGAAAGCTGTTCACTGCTCACAACTGAAGGCCTCGAATCTGCACTCCTTTCGTGGAAGGAGATCCAGAGCCTCAAGGTGATATCATGTGGCAATATAAAGGATAGTGAAATCAGTCCAGCACTTTCTACCTTATTCTCCATGCTAAAAGATTTTCGGTGGAGACCAGACACAAAATCTCTTCTTTCAGCTGGTCTTGTGGGAACTGGCATGCGAAAAAGAGGCAGTAAGTTATTCAAGAAGACGTGCGACTGGAAGTCACTGCCTGGTGCATAG
- the LOC101265808 gene encoding F-box protein At5g07670-like isoform X2, with protein MAFSPEKSNFRSPLKGPPSPSWNDLLLKNKKALNHVLFTMHLQSRSNKQTPSSSPSPKLRKSLDFTLPSLVSDPISLLSDEILLSILSKLPDSQRNSNSLVSKRWLNLQGRLVRSIKLLDWDFLVSGRLFVRFPNLIHVDLVNGSLISPGNAGVFCSNRLLSSHVDCNADAKDWFLKERFVLPSDEIDNGLRILAGGCPNLRRLLVVNASELGLLGVAEECPTLQVLELHRCNDQVLRGIAACQNLQILRLIGNIDGFYKSSVTDIGLTILAQGCKRLVKLELSGCEGSYEGIKAIAQCCQMLEELILRDHRMEGGWLSALSYCENLNTLRFMSCKSIDHCGWFDEDVGSCPTLERLHFEKCQLRNKESLRTLFLLCQEVREVTFHNCWGLDNEMFSLSTGLSFVLVLFSTGE; from the exons ATGGCGTTTTCACCTGAGAAATCAAATTTCAGGTCACCATTGAAAGGGCCGCCATCTCCTAGCTGGAATGATTTGTTGCTCAAGAACAAGAAAGCACTCAATCATGTCCTTTTCACTATGCATCTTCAATCAAGGTCTAATAAGCAAACCCCATCTTCATCCCCTTCTCCAAAACTTCGCAAATCCCTAGATTTCACTCTTCCCTCACTTGTATCCGATccaatttctcttctttctgATGAAATACTTCTTTCCATTCTCTCTAAACTCCCTGATTCACAAAGAAATTCTAATTCTCTTGTATCTAAACGCTGGCTTAATCTCCAAGGTCGTCTCGTTCGGTCGATTAAGCTTCTTGATTGGGATTTCCTTGTTTCGGGTCGGTTGTTTGTTCGGTTTCCCAATCTTATCCATGTTGATTTGGTTAATGGGTCTCTGATTTCACCGGGGAATGCTGGTGTTTTTTGCTCTAACCGGTTGCTTTCTTCTCATGTGGATTGTAATGCTGATGCGAAAGATTGGTTTCTTAAGGAACGATTTGTGTTGCCTTCTGATGAGATTGATAATgggttgagaatacttgcaggtGGGTGTCCTAATTTGCGTAGATTGTTGGTGGTAAATGCTAGTGAATTGGGATTGTTGGGGGTAGCTGAGGAATGTCCAACTTTGCAAGTGCTGGAATTGCACAGATGTAATGATCAGGTTCTTCGTGGTATCGCAGCCTGTCAGAACTTGCAGATATTGAGATTGATTGGAAATATTGATGGGTTTTATAAATCTTCGGTTACTGATATTGGATTGACTATTTTAGCTCAGGGATGTAAGAGATTGGTGAAACTGGAGCTGAGTGGTTGTGAAGGGAGCTATGAAGGGATTAAGGCAATAGCACAATGTTGTCAAATGCTCGAAGAGTTGATTCTTCGTGATCATAGGATGGAGGGTGGTTGGTTGTCTGCTCTTTCCtattgtgaaaatttgaacacCTTGAGGTTTATGTCTTGTAAGAGTATTGATCATTGTGGATGGTTTGATGAAGATGTAGGATCTTGCCCAACACTTGAAAGATTACATTTCGAGAAATGCCAATTAAGAAATAAGGAGAGTTTGAGAACATTGTTTCTACTATGTCAAGAAGTTAGAGAGGTTACTTTCCACAACTGTTGGGGACTGGATAATGAAATGTTCAGTCTATCCACTGGTCTAAG CTTCGTTTTGGTGTTATTTTCAACAGGAGAGTGA